Proteins found in one Arthrobacter sp. U41 genomic segment:
- a CDS encoding ABC transporter substrate-binding protein: protein MHEISQKRLARRAFGGLVTGLGLALALSACAGSDPIGSAPATDSSRASGPGSTLVVGSADFPESQILAEVYAGALNAAGVTASTKANIGSREVYLRAVQDGSVDLVPDYSGNLLLHLDKEATQVSADEIAKALPAKLPDGLAVLEASKAENKDAMVVTKATAEKYQLESIEDLAKVCDQLVMGAPATFAERAYGLPGLKKNYNCVLKLEPFSDGGGPLTVRALLDDQVQVADIYTTTPAIFDNDLVVLEDPKNNFIAQQVLPLYNKAKMTDKAKDALNAVSRTLTTEDLLNLNRAVSGDQKQNPKDAAAAWLKDKGLAK from the coding sequence ATGCATGAAATCAGTCAGAAGAGGCTTGCCCGACGGGCGTTCGGTGGCCTGGTCACCGGGCTTGGCCTGGCGCTTGCACTGAGCGCCTGCGCCGGATCGGATCCCATCGGCAGCGCACCCGCCACGGACTCCTCCCGCGCCTCCGGCCCGGGATCCACATTGGTCGTAGGCTCCGCCGATTTCCCCGAAAGCCAGATATTGGCCGAAGTCTATGCGGGGGCCCTGAATGCCGCTGGCGTTACCGCCAGCACAAAAGCCAACATCGGATCCCGCGAGGTGTACCTCAGGGCCGTCCAGGACGGCTCCGTTGATCTGGTGCCGGATTACAGCGGCAATCTGCTCCTGCACCTGGACAAGGAAGCAACCCAGGTTTCCGCCGACGAGATAGCAAAAGCGCTGCCAGCGAAGCTGCCAGATGGCTTGGCCGTTCTGGAAGCGTCCAAAGCTGAGAACAAAGACGCCATGGTAGTCACCAAGGCGACTGCGGAAAAGTACCAGTTAGAGTCCATTGAGGATCTTGCGAAGGTGTGCGACCAGCTCGTGATGGGGGCTCCTGCCACTTTCGCCGAGCGCGCCTACGGGCTTCCGGGGCTGAAGAAGAACTACAACTGCGTTCTGAAACTGGAGCCCTTCAGTGACGGCGGGGGCCCGCTTACCGTCAGGGCACTGCTGGATGACCAGGTCCAGGTCGCTGACATCTACACCACAACACCGGCGATCTTTGACAACGATCTTGTGGTTCTTGAAGATCCCAAAAACAATTTCATCGCCCAGCAGGTCCTGCCGCTCTACAACAAAGCCAAGATGACGGATAAGGCCAAGGACGCGCTGAACGCAGTGTCCAGAACCCTTACTACAGAGGACCTGCTTAACCTCAACCGCGCCGTGAGCGGAGACCAGAAGCAAAATCCGAAGGATGCTGCTGCTGCCTGGCTCAAAGACAAAGGCCTCGCGAAGTAG
- the trxA gene encoding thioredoxin has protein sequence MGKTRDVTDASFETEVLKSVKPVIVDFWASWCAPCIRLSPVLEQLAEDCADKVDVVKVNVDENPETASEFGITSIPAVYLFKDGQQKISVVGARPKPFFEKEFAEYLQ, from the coding sequence ATGGGAAAAACCAGGGACGTCACCGACGCTTCGTTCGAGACTGAGGTACTCAAATCGGTAAAGCCGGTAATCGTGGATTTCTGGGCCTCCTGGTGCGCGCCCTGTATCAGGCTCTCGCCGGTACTCGAGCAACTCGCGGAGGACTGCGCCGACAAGGTCGACGTCGTCAAGGTGAACGTCGACGAAAATCCGGAAACAGCCTCTGAATTCGGCATCACCTCCATTCCGGCGGTCTATTTGTTCAAGGATGGGCAGCAGAAAATTTCTGTGGTTGGGGCCAGGCCGAAACCTTTCTTCGAGAAGGAATTCGCCGAATACCTCCAGTAG
- a CDS encoding alpha/beta fold hydrolase, protein MSEQQVQRKQVQVNGTGLSYLEAGGRSAAPLLLLHGTFWSRVWLPVLPALGTHSRCVALDLPGFGASDGELDVHSATVPELARTVLAAADALGMDRFNLAGHDIGGGIAQHLAATSGRVDRLVLMNSVMFDSWPVPAVERFRDPQVRASMGVNEMLTARAETTRKAVARPLSDDEVADYVSPWKDPTRVRSWMAMAAAADARYTMDLVPALREAAVPTRLVWGREDEFQKITFARRYSAEIPASDLVEVPGKHIPTEDSPEQVAEAILDHLAA, encoded by the coding sequence ATGTCTGAACAGCAGGTGCAGCGCAAGCAAGTACAGGTCAATGGGACAGGATTGTCGTACCTGGAAGCAGGCGGCCGCAGTGCCGCGCCGTTGCTTCTGCTGCACGGCACCTTCTGGAGCCGTGTCTGGCTCCCGGTGCTTCCCGCGCTGGGTACACATTCCAGGTGTGTGGCACTTGACCTGCCCGGCTTCGGTGCCAGCGACGGAGAGCTGGACGTACACAGCGCCACGGTACCGGAGCTCGCCCGGACGGTGCTGGCTGCAGCGGACGCACTGGGCATGGACCGATTTAACTTGGCCGGCCATGACATTGGCGGAGGGATCGCCCAGCATCTGGCCGCGACGTCCGGACGCGTGGACCGTCTCGTCCTGATGAACTCGGTGATGTTCGACTCCTGGCCGGTTCCCGCCGTCGAACGGTTCCGCGACCCGCAGGTCCGCGCCTCGATGGGGGTCAACGAAATGCTGACCGCCCGCGCTGAAACTACCCGCAAAGCCGTGGCCAGGCCACTCAGTGACGATGAGGTAGCCGACTACGTCTCACCGTGGAAAGACCCGACCAGGGTCAGGTCGTGGATGGCGATGGCCGCCGCGGCGGACGCCCGCTACACCATGGACCTTGTCCCGGCCCTGAGAGAAGCTGCCGTCCCCACCCGCCTCGTCTGGGGCCGTGAGGATGAATTCCAGAAAATCACCTTTGCCCGCCGCTACTCGGCCGAAATCCCGGCATCCGATTTGGTCGAGGTGCCAGGTAAACACATTCCGACCGAAGACAGTCCGGAGCAGGTGGCGGAAGCCATCCTCGACCACCTGGCAGCGTGA
- a CDS encoding DUF427 domain-containing protein, whose amino-acid sequence MAVRLRSEMRALAHGLRYEPTPRRIRADAGGRTVVDSQDALLVFEPRKLTPVFAVPEADIAADLLPSSPGRAGGGTRSHFANHTAEGQELTVRSGGLELPAAAFRVADPDLAGHVLLDFGAFDQWREEDQVIEGHPRDPFHRVDARASSRRVSVGYESMVLAESAQPVFVYETMLPVRTYLPRGDVDFGLLERTSHSTICPYKGTASYWSVKGAGTRGENIAWSYEQPLQDATQLTGLIAFYDERTTINVEGKPAVAPR is encoded by the coding sequence ATGGCTGTTCGATTGCGCTCTGAAATGCGGGCGCTGGCGCACGGCCTGCGCTACGAGCCAACGCCGCGCAGGATCAGAGCGGACGCCGGGGGGAGGACGGTTGTCGATTCACAGGACGCGCTCCTTGTTTTCGAGCCACGGAAGCTGACCCCGGTGTTCGCGGTACCGGAAGCGGACATCGCCGCAGATCTCCTCCCCTCCTCCCCGGGCAGGGCGGGCGGGGGCACCCGTTCGCACTTCGCCAATCACACAGCCGAGGGCCAGGAACTGACCGTGAGGAGCGGCGGGCTGGAACTGCCGGCGGCCGCCTTCCGGGTTGCTGACCCGGATCTGGCCGGCCATGTGCTGCTGGACTTCGGGGCCTTTGACCAGTGGCGCGAGGAGGACCAGGTGATAGAAGGCCATCCCCGGGACCCGTTCCACCGGGTGGATGCGCGGGCCTCATCACGGCGTGTGAGTGTTGGTTACGAATCGATGGTCCTGGCCGAAAGCGCGCAGCCGGTATTCGTTTATGAAACGATGCTGCCCGTGCGGACGTACCTGCCACGCGGCGATGTGGACTTCGGGCTGCTGGAACGCACGTCACACAGCACGATCTGCCCCTACAAAGGCACAGCGTCGTACTGGTCCGTCAAAGGGGCCGGTACCCGGGGTGAGAACATTGCGTGGAGCTACGAACAGCCCCTTCAGGACGCGACCCAGCTCACGGGCCTCATCGCTTTCTATGACGAACGGACCACCATCAACGTCGAAGGCAAACCCGCCGTAGCTCCCCGGTGA
- a CDS encoding haloacid dehalogenase type II — protein MKPSTIIFDVNETLSDMSPMGQRFVEVGAPAHLAKLWFATLLRDGFALTAAGDNGTFAGIGAEALRGLFTGMELNRDVEPAVQHVMAGMSGLGLHPDVVTGVKALHAAGYRLVTLTNGSSQVAEKLFTDAGIRDSFDLLLSVEDAPAWKPGKASYEYAASACGTRPEQMLLVAVHPWDIHGASRAGLATAWINRAGGPYQNYFQAPDHAVSALPELVPALAGES, from the coding sequence ATGAAACCCTCAACCATTATTTTTGACGTCAACGAGACCCTGTCGGACATGTCCCCGATGGGACAACGGTTCGTCGAGGTGGGGGCGCCGGCACACCTGGCAAAGCTCTGGTTCGCGACCCTGCTGCGGGATGGCTTTGCCCTCACCGCAGCGGGAGATAACGGCACCTTCGCCGGGATCGGCGCCGAAGCTTTGCGCGGCCTGTTCACCGGCATGGAACTGAACCGGGACGTCGAGCCGGCCGTGCAGCACGTCATGGCCGGCATGTCCGGCCTTGGGCTGCACCCGGATGTCGTCACCGGCGTCAAGGCCCTGCACGCTGCCGGATACCGGCTCGTTACTTTGACGAACGGCTCCAGCCAGGTGGCCGAGAAGCTGTTCACCGATGCAGGCATCCGCGACAGCTTCGACCTGCTGCTCTCTGTGGAGGACGCCCCGGCCTGGAAGCCCGGCAAAGCCTCCTACGAGTACGCAGCATCCGCCTGCGGGACTAGGCCCGAGCAAATGCTCCTGGTCGCCGTTCACCCCTGGGATATCCACGGCGCATCCCGCGCCGGCCTTGCCACCGCCTGGATCAACCGCGCCGGGGGCCCGTATCAAAACTATTTCCAGGCGCCGGATCATGCTGTCTCCGCCCTGCCTGAACTGGTCCCGGCCCTTGCCGGAGAAAGCTAA
- the trxA gene encoding thioredoxin: MSSARDVTDSTFEQEVLRSDKPVIVDFWAEWCGPCRMVSPVLDQLAAEHAGKVDVVKLNIDENPRVAAEFGITSIPAIYLFKDGALKSAVVGARPKQYLEKEFVEYLH, translated from the coding sequence ATGAGCAGCGCAAGGGATGTCACCGACAGCACGTTTGAACAGGAAGTCCTGCGATCAGACAAGCCCGTCATCGTCGATTTTTGGGCGGAATGGTGCGGGCCGTGCAGGATGGTCTCCCCCGTCCTGGACCAGCTCGCGGCCGAGCACGCCGGAAAAGTGGACGTCGTCAAGCTCAATATCGATGAAAACCCCCGGGTAGCGGCGGAATTTGGCATCACCTCCATCCCCGCCATCTACCTGTTCAAAGACGGCGCCCTGAAATCCGCCGTGGTCGGTGCCCGGCCCAAGCAATACCTCGAGAAGGAATTCGTGGAGTACCTGCACTGA
- a CDS encoding dihydrolipoyl dehydrogenase family protein, which translates to MEEHFDVAVLGMGPGGEVAASRLLKAHKKVAVIERELIGGECAYWACVPSKTLLRPPEAKTAAARSAGVTGAELDWAAASDYRDYMIRHLDDKAQIDGYKGQGATVIKAEARITGPGTLQAGGRTIHADHIIIATGSEAVMPELEGAENVTIWTNRETFTTTTLPRRAVVIGGSAVGTETATFLARFGVDVTLVHRGKALMEREEPRVGELTRLYLEEAGVNVRLASHAVRARREGDSSSLELDDGTSVGTDVVIFATGRRPRSKDLGFEAAGVKLDPKGAVVIDEQCRAGEGVWAGGDVTAVMPFTHVAKYQGRIVADAILGHARPATYDGIPRVVFGDPEIAAAGITQAQADEQGLSTAFAELDLAESLTRPWTYEQEPRGHLGLLTDTNTGTLIGAWAVSPLAGEWIHQASLAIRARIPLAVLHDQVAQFPSYSEAFHMALDNLKYRKELL; encoded by the coding sequence ATGGAGGAACACTTTGATGTGGCAGTCCTGGGCATGGGACCGGGAGGTGAGGTGGCGGCGAGCCGTCTCCTGAAAGCCCACAAAAAAGTCGCCGTGATCGAACGCGAACTGATCGGCGGCGAATGCGCGTACTGGGCGTGCGTGCCCTCCAAAACACTCCTGCGGCCGCCGGAAGCGAAGACAGCAGCTGCCCGGTCGGCCGGGGTCACCGGAGCCGAACTGGACTGGGCCGCGGCCAGTGACTACCGGGACTACATGATCCGGCACCTCGACGATAAAGCGCAGATCGATGGCTATAAAGGCCAGGGCGCCACCGTGATCAAAGCCGAAGCCAGAATCACCGGGCCGGGCACGCTGCAGGCCGGCGGCAGGACCATCCACGCCGATCACATCATCATCGCGACCGGCTCCGAGGCCGTTATGCCCGAGCTGGAAGGGGCAGAAAACGTCACCATTTGGACCAACAGGGAAACATTTACGACCACGACTTTGCCGCGGCGGGCCGTTGTGATCGGAGGCAGCGCAGTGGGCACCGAAACGGCCACGTTCCTGGCCCGTTTCGGCGTGGATGTCACCCTGGTGCACCGCGGCAAGGCCCTGATGGAACGCGAGGAGCCCCGCGTCGGAGAACTGACGCGGCTCTATCTCGAAGAGGCCGGCGTGAACGTGCGGCTGGCGTCCCATGCCGTGCGTGCCAGGCGTGAGGGGGACAGCAGTTCGCTGGAGCTCGACGACGGCACATCAGTGGGCACCGACGTCGTCATTTTCGCAACGGGACGCAGGCCCCGGAGCAAGGATCTGGGCTTTGAGGCAGCAGGGGTGAAGCTTGACCCCAAGGGCGCGGTGGTGATCGACGAGCAGTGCCGGGCCGGCGAAGGCGTATGGGCCGGCGGCGACGTCACCGCGGTCATGCCGTTCACCCATGTGGCCAAGTACCAGGGCCGTATCGTGGCAGACGCCATCCTGGGCCACGCACGGCCGGCCACCTATGACGGTATCCCGAGGGTGGTCTTCGGGGATCCGGAGATCGCGGCCGCGGGGATCACCCAGGCCCAGGCCGATGAGCAGGGGCTCTCCACCGCTTTCGCCGAGCTGGACCTGGCCGAATCGCTCACCCGCCCCTGGACCTACGAGCAGGAACCCCGGGGACACCTCGGGCTGCTCACCGACACCAACACGGGCACCCTCATCGGAGCATGGGCCGTATCCCCCCTGGCCGGGGAATGGATCCATCAGGCCTCCCTCGCGATCCGGGCCCGGATCCCCTTGGCGGTCCTGCACGACCAGGTCGCCCAGTTCCCCAGCTACAGCGAGGCCTTCCACATGGCCCTCGATAACCTCAAATACCGAAAGGAACTGTTATGA
- the merA gene encoding mercury(II) reductase has translation MAAIQEFDFDLAIIGSGGGAFAAAIRATNLGKSVLMVERSTVGGTCVNTGCVPSKALLAAAEARHVALDAGGRFPGISTSAGAVDMPGLIGGKRALVEGMRSEKYVDLIADYGWDFRHGTAAFAGTPEEPVLEITTSDGVRESVTAAHYLVATGSAPWTPPVPGLRETDYLTSTTAMELEEVPESLLVVGGGYVALEQAQLFARLGSNVTMLVRSRLASTEEPEVSLALMSVFTDEGIRVIRRATLASVGKDEDTGGVKAVADIAGGQENFRAARLLVATGRRAVTEGLNLDTVGVKTGDRGEVLVQNTMASTNPRIWAAGDVTGHREFVYVASAHGALAVENAFNNAGREIDYRHLPRVAFTSPAMAAVGMTDKEANGEGISCDCRVLPLEYVPRALVNRDTRGFIKLVAENGTGRILGLTAVGKEAGDIAAAGVYILEAGMTVEQVANLWSPYLTMAEGIKIAAQSYTTDISRLSCCAT, from the coding sequence GTGGCTGCAATACAAGAGTTTGACTTTGATCTGGCGATCATCGGCTCAGGCGGGGGCGCCTTCGCTGCGGCCATCCGGGCAACCAACCTGGGCAAAAGTGTCCTGATGGTCGAGCGGTCAACAGTTGGCGGGACGTGCGTGAACACCGGATGCGTGCCCTCCAAAGCGTTGCTCGCAGCAGCTGAGGCCCGCCACGTGGCCTTGGATGCCGGCGGCAGGTTCCCCGGCATCAGTACTTCTGCCGGCGCGGTGGACATGCCCGGCCTGATCGGCGGGAAGCGCGCCCTGGTGGAGGGGATGCGCTCGGAGAAATACGTCGACCTGATCGCCGACTACGGATGGGACTTCAGACACGGCACTGCGGCGTTCGCCGGGACACCGGAGGAACCGGTGCTGGAAATCACCACCTCCGACGGCGTGCGGGAGTCAGTGACTGCGGCCCACTACCTGGTGGCCACCGGCTCGGCGCCGTGGACTCCCCCGGTCCCGGGACTTCGGGAAACAGATTATCTGACCTCCACCACCGCGATGGAACTGGAAGAGGTCCCGGAATCCCTGCTGGTGGTCGGCGGCGGCTACGTAGCCCTGGAGCAGGCCCAGCTGTTCGCGCGCCTGGGATCCAACGTGACCATGCTGGTCCGGTCCCGCCTCGCCTCGACGGAAGAACCCGAAGTCTCACTGGCACTGATGAGCGTTTTTACCGATGAAGGCATCCGCGTCATCCGCCGGGCCACGCTGGCCTCCGTCGGGAAAGATGAGGACACCGGCGGTGTCAAGGCTGTCGCGGACATCGCCGGCGGCCAGGAGAACTTCCGGGCCGCGCGGCTCTTGGTAGCTACCGGGCGGCGCGCCGTTACCGAAGGACTGAACCTGGACACCGTCGGGGTAAAGACCGGGGACCGGGGCGAGGTCCTGGTACAGAACACGATGGCCAGCACCAACCCCAGGATCTGGGCCGCGGGCGATGTGACCGGGCACCGGGAATTCGTTTACGTCGCATCCGCCCACGGTGCCCTCGCCGTCGAAAACGCCTTCAACAACGCCGGCCGCGAAATTGACTACCGGCACCTGCCACGGGTGGCGTTCACCAGCCCTGCGATGGCCGCCGTCGGGATGACCGACAAGGAAGCAAACGGCGAGGGCATCAGCTGCGATTGCCGTGTTCTACCGCTGGAATACGTTCCGCGTGCCCTGGTCAACCGGGATACGCGGGGCTTCATCAAGCTCGTGGCCGAGAACGGTACGGGCAGGATTCTCGGACTTACGGCCGTCGGCAAGGAAGCCGGTGACATTGCCGCCGCAGGGGTCTACATCCTGGAGGCGGGCATGACCGTCGAGCAGGTCGCGAACCTGTGGAGCCCCTACCTGACGATGGCCGAGGGCATCAAAATCGCCGCCCAGTCCTACACCACGGACATCTCCAGGCTCTCCTGCTGCGCAACCTGA
- a CDS encoding heavy metal-responsive transcriptional regulator produces the protein MLIGEIAKAAGMTPKTLRFYEEQGLLPPAQRGPNGYRQYNDDSVARLDFIARGRAAGLSVSQIRNILAVREPGNALCAHVQDILAGQLAELDLKIAELTALRAGVAASYEAVAAGNPAACDQSRVCSYL, from the coding sequence ATGCTTATCGGTGAAATTGCCAAAGCCGCGGGGATGACGCCGAAGACCCTTCGGTTCTATGAAGAGCAAGGACTGCTTCCACCTGCCCAGCGAGGCCCCAACGGTTATCGGCAATACAACGATGACAGCGTGGCCCGGCTCGACTTCATTGCCCGGGGCAGGGCCGCGGGACTGTCCGTGAGCCAGATCCGGAACATCCTCGCCGTCAGGGAGCCCGGCAACGCTCTCTGTGCACATGTGCAGGACATCCTGGCGGGCCAACTGGCCGAGCTCGACCTGAAAATCGCTGAACTGACTGCCCTGCGGGCAGGTGTGGCCGCCTCGTATGAGGCCGTTGCGGCCGGCAATCCGGCAGCGTGTGATCAGTCCAGGGTCTGCAGCTACCTCTGA
- a CDS encoding DUF427 domain-containing protein, whose product MFEIAEARPASPYRDCYRTRIIWVQRDSTPHGRCPRRVRINEKRWKVKNMVRAIWNGKVIAESEDTVMVEGNHYFPREAVNPLYLRESDMYSACPWKGQAGYHTLEVDGQVNVDAAWFYSEPKKRAAPIKDRIAFWRGVTIEA is encoded by the coding sequence GTGTTCGAGATCGCAGAAGCCCGGCCAGCGTCGCCCTATCGTGATTGCTACAGAACACGCATCATCTGGGTGCAACGGGATTCCACTCCCCATGGACGTTGTCCTCGCCGCGTCCGGATCAATGAGAAACGGTGGAAGGTAAAGAATATGGTCAGGGCTATCTGGAACGGGAAAGTCATTGCCGAGTCCGAGGACACGGTGATGGTCGAGGGCAACCATTATTTTCCCCGTGAGGCGGTGAATCCGCTGTATCTCAGAGAGAGTGACATGTATTCCGCCTGCCCGTGGAAGGGGCAAGCCGGCTATCACACCCTTGAAGTGGACGGCCAGGTCAACGTGGACGCAGCCTGGTTCTACAGCGAACCCAAAAAGCGGGCCGCACCGATTAAGGACCGCATTGCCTTCTGGCGGGGAGTGACGATCGAAGCATGA
- a CDS encoding alpha/beta fold hydrolase, whose product MTEWQPMREDAHGRWAERGTRAPVILIHGIPTSPRLWRHVMPLVEGRCLAWEMPGYGSSIPRGAHQDLSLSAQADYLLEWLGSLDIGEKPVLVGHDLGGEWRKSRPCGSRMLSPACC is encoded by the coding sequence ATGACCGAATGGCAGCCCATGCGCGAGGATGCCCATGGCAGGTGGGCTGAACGCGGGACCCGCGCCCCTGTCATCCTCATTCATGGCATCCCCACTTCACCACGCCTGTGGCGCCACGTCATGCCTCTGGTTGAGGGCCGCTGCCTGGCGTGGGAGATGCCAGGCTACGGCTCAAGCATCCCCAGGGGAGCGCACCAGGATCTGAGCCTTTCGGCCCAGGCCGATTACCTTCTTGAATGGCTCGGCTCCCTGGACATTGGGGAAAAGCCGGTGTTGGTTGGCCACGATTTGGGCGGGGAGTGGCGCAAATCGCGGCCGTGCGGCAGCCGGATGCTTTCGCCGGCCTGTTGCTGA
- a CDS encoding EcsC family protein, whose product MTEPSAYELDAWRNVQRFQGRPLSRVMRDAGEQVASGAAELGKRATKYLEERPGAHAAVSRGQEMVAKGAQTMGTGARKAADAIPDGMANWSGAAFASMRQTVARASRAGLSPKQVVKKHRKRGHDVASLPDLRRLDLEQIDAVRGRGASWGYPIAAAASGAVAGLAISGGELAIPLTGGAAAAPTGAVIAGAFVGDAAIVLALGSRCVGEVSLLYGYDPEEPAEKLFIMSVVNAGTAVSAGAKSAAMADISRLTQALVRKKTWEILDQSIVAQVSKQFASAFGVRLTKQGLGKVVPVAGILVGGTFNWTTLEGIVDAANMAYRRRFLLEKYPHLGAEAPGLLPDDDQDSPTEVDEAISVISELAVAGGPDLH is encoded by the coding sequence ATGACTGAACCCTCGGCCTATGAGCTCGATGCATGGCGCAACGTCCAACGGTTCCAGGGCCGCCCCCTCTCTCGAGTGATGAGGGACGCCGGCGAGCAAGTGGCCAGCGGCGCTGCGGAACTCGGCAAACGTGCGACGAAGTACCTGGAAGAACGCCCAGGAGCCCACGCTGCCGTTTCGCGTGGGCAGGAAATGGTCGCCAAGGGCGCTCAGACAATGGGCACCGGGGCCCGCAAGGCCGCCGATGCCATACCCGACGGCATGGCCAACTGGAGCGGCGCTGCTTTTGCGTCGATGCGGCAGACGGTGGCACGGGCCTCACGGGCGGGACTCTCACCCAAACAGGTCGTGAAAAAGCACAGGAAACGCGGACACGACGTTGCATCACTTCCCGACCTGCGACGCCTCGACCTCGAGCAGATCGACGCTGTCCGTGGACGAGGGGCGAGCTGGGGTTACCCGATAGCCGCGGCAGCCTCGGGAGCAGTTGCAGGGCTCGCGATCTCCGGAGGAGAACTCGCCATCCCCCTCACCGGCGGAGCCGCGGCAGCGCCTACGGGCGCTGTCATCGCCGGCGCTTTCGTTGGCGACGCCGCAATCGTTCTGGCACTCGGGTCCCGCTGCGTCGGCGAGGTGTCGCTGCTCTACGGCTACGATCCGGAAGAACCTGCCGAGAAGCTCTTCATAATGTCGGTCGTCAATGCCGGAACGGCTGTGTCAGCCGGCGCGAAGTCCGCCGCGATGGCCGACATTTCGCGGCTCACCCAAGCACTCGTCCGCAAAAAAACCTGGGAGATTCTGGACCAGTCAATCGTCGCTCAGGTCTCGAAACAGTTCGCCAGCGCATTCGGCGTTCGCCTTACCAAGCAGGGGCTCGGCAAAGTCGTACCCGTAGCCGGGATCCTCGTTGGCGGCACCTTCAACTGGACCACCTTGGAGGGGATCGTTGACGCCGCCAACATGGCGTACCGGCGGCGGTTCCTCCTGGAGAAGTACCCACACCTTGGCGCGGAAGCGCCCGGATTGCTTCCTGATGACGACCAGGACAGCCCAACCGAAGTCGACGAGGCTATCAGCGTTATCAGCGAGCTCGCCGTGGCGGGTGGCCCCGACCTCCACTGA
- a CDS encoding helicase associated domain-containing protein, producing the protein MDRRLRRAPDAEWVLMYRLGLSRKRIADLVRVPPAAVGYHLVIARRQDPELEAAHQAAAGAVPVPHPSTRDLSRMDEVIAWVSAEGRLPEDRSGDRGERSMARWLSGRRREAGEGKLDPAYSEGLARVPGWAENHRNVADESRWRDRLAQLVEFRQEGHDWPRHHDYDSEREHTLGVWIHTQRYKHRRRELDRAKVKLLNAALPGWQTGRTRGRPRRQ; encoded by the coding sequence ATGGACAGGCGGTTGCGACGCGCTCCCGACGCGGAATGGGTGCTGATGTACCGGCTCGGGCTGAGCCGGAAACGCATCGCTGACCTCGTGCGCGTTCCGCCCGCCGCCGTCGGATACCATCTGGTCATCGCCCGCCGCCAGGACCCGGAACTTGAGGCCGCACACCAGGCCGCCGCCGGCGCCGTACCCGTTCCTCACCCCTCCACCAGGGACCTTTCCCGCATGGACGAGGTCATCGCCTGGGTGTCGGCCGAAGGCCGGCTCCCGGAGGACCGTTCCGGCGACCGGGGCGAAAGGTCTATGGCGCGGTGGCTGTCCGGGCGCAGGCGCGAAGCCGGCGAAGGAAAACTGGACCCCGCCTACAGCGAGGGACTCGCCCGGGTGCCCGGCTGGGCCGAAAACCATCGGAACGTAGCGGACGAATCCCGCTGGCGTGACCGCCTCGCCCAGCTCGTGGAGTTCCGGCAGGAAGGCCACGACTGGCCACGCCACCACGACTATGACTCCGAGCGCGAACACACCCTCGGCGTGTGGATCCACACTCAGCGGTACAAACACCGCCGCCGCGAACTCGACCGCGCCAAGGTCAAGCTCCTGAACGCCGCACTTCCCGGATGGCAAACCGGGAGAACCCGCGGCCGCCCCCGCCGCCAGTGA
- a CDS encoding DUF4429 domain-containing protein codes for MATQHKSIQWTIQTDPATAVGHVLAAAKALKFKANQTGDGQILVETPFSVRTNTFAGKYTGTITATGDAAVVIWAIEGQGSNQPRNLQKMAEQLPAGVLAEVEAVAESDAAYRTKHGIPENAIVAVGVGGYCAFDGQFLTLQHVGALGRMSVGKGVKRVPLGSVSAVQIKPAGSLISGFIQFTMPGGNERRSEFGKQTFDAAGDENSIVFIPKQEPAFLAFRDALEAAITARHNPVAAAAPAAPSVLDQISQLAGLRDAGVLTAEEFDAKKAELLSRL; via the coding sequence GTGGCTACCCAACATAAGAGCATCCAGTGGACAATCCAGACCGACCCTGCGACGGCGGTCGGCCATGTCCTGGCTGCCGCCAAGGCCCTGAAATTCAAGGCCAACCAGACGGGTGACGGACAGATCCTGGTGGAGACGCCTTTCTCAGTGAGGACCAACACATTTGCCGGGAAATATACCGGTACGATCACCGCCACCGGCGATGCAGCCGTCGTCATCTGGGCCATTGAGGGGCAAGGCAGCAATCAGCCCAGGAACCTCCAGAAGATGGCCGAGCAGCTGCCGGCCGGGGTCCTGGCAGAGGTCGAAGCCGTTGCGGAATCTGACGCTGCCTACCGGACGAAGCATGGCATCCCAGAGAATGCGATCGTGGCTGTGGGCGTGGGCGGATATTGCGCGTTTGACGGGCAGTTCCTCACCCTCCAGCACGTCGGAGCCCTTGGCCGCATGTCCGTGGGAAAAGGTGTCAAGCGTGTTCCGCTGGGGTCAGTTTCTGCGGTTCAGATCAAGCCGGCCGGCTCACTTATCAGCGGTTTCATCCAGTTCACGATGCCGGGCGGCAACGAACGGCGCAGCGAGTTCGGCAAGCAGACCTTTGATGCAGCCGGGGACGAGAACTCGATTGTCTTCATCCCAAAACAAGAGCCCGCGTTCCTGGCTTTCCGCGACGCGCTCGAGGCTGCCATTACTGCAAGGCACAACCCGGTTGCCGCAGCTGCTCCGGCCGCCCCTTCGGTACTGGACCAGATCTCCCAGCTTGCCGGCCTCCGGGACGCCGGAGTGCTGACAGCTGAGGAGTTCGACGCCAAGAAAGCCGAGCTTCTCAGCCGCCTCTGA